The stretch of DNA ttttcaaattttttaatatcaagTGAGAATTCTAatcgaattttttatttgtaatattgtgtttttttattttcttaatattaatagtgagatgtctgaaagaattctaattgaattttttatttgtaatattgtgctttatatatatatatatatatatatatatatatatatatatatatatatatatatatatatatatatatatatatatatatatatatatatatttcttaatattaatagtgagatgtgtgaaattttgtttttgtaattttttaatattaatagtgagaattctaattgaattttttatttgtaacattgtgacttcttctatcttttttttttttaaagtattaatagtgagatgagtgaTTTATAACGTGTTTtccattcaaattattttatctaattaattatgttctttatattttaatttgttttaaatattttttttatcttagatgtattttgatttttcatcactagttaacaatatttatgactcgaCCTCtaaagtgtttcatttttttgtataatatcTCGCTAGTTTATCTTTCTCCCACACTGAAAAATGGATCCGTCACTGACCTTATGCACACAAATAATAAACCttatgcatataaataatgaaccttTAAGTTATTTTGCACACATTCGAATAAAGAATAttatgcataaaaataatgCATGGTATACCTAATAAGGAGACTGGTGTCCTAcagtaattaaaataaagaagaagacTGTTGTCGGCAGGCCGGCCTATATAAGACTACAGGGATGAGCCGAGTTTCTCACAACTAAGAATCGAATCACTACAAATTAAACTCTCTTCGAGTGTTTGGTATATATAAGATGGGGCTAAAAGGGAAGCTACTTGGGCAGATAGAGATCAGTTTTCATGGAGATTTATTTCATGAAATCCTTGGAGACAGACCCCATCATCTGCCTTCCATGAGCAAAGTTATGCATGCAGTCGAAGGCCAGTGGGGAACTGAGGGCTGTACCACCATCTTTAAATATACCCAAGGTACAGTAGCCACCCCAGACTCTTGGGAGACGAGAGAAACGCGCAATTATTATCGGATGGCGTACACTGGGTAAACCTGACCTTGTGATAACAAATGATTACAAAAAGACTAGAATTCGAACTTGTGATCTTATGATtataagtttgtatccttaACTATCTTATTTGGGGTTAACCCACCACTAGCTcctgttttaatttctttcctcCGTTAATTTtccatcaaaatataatgttatgtgACCTTTTTGTTAACACATGGATATTGTAATTAATGTTTGGCGTACAGGTGGAAAAACTGAAACCTCGGAGACTGTTATGGACATCATAGATAATGAGAAGAAAATAGTGAAATACAGAGTGGTAAAAGGTGACCTCTTGAAATCCTATAAGAGTTTCATTGTAACAGCTGAAGTTGAAACCAATGGGGATAACAACTTTGTGACTTGGACTATTGTGTATGAAAAGCTCAAAGAGGAGATTCCTGAGCCACTCACTTTTATGGAGTATTTATTTACACTGACCAAAGAAATGGACGATCACCATACCAAGTCAAACCCATGAATATgagttgtaataataataataatatattaaataatggaTGCTTAGTATATGATGTATCGTATCAGAGCCTTTATATTCAATATATGTGTGTTATGTAAAATAAGTAATGAATTATTTCCTTGAAGTTCATAGATAAAGTAATATGGtattttatacggagtaatatttaatacttcCTATTATCTTCtttgtgtattatgggcataAACATTAATACAAGCAAGTCTGATATATAAATGAGCTATATATGAACTAATatatatgtcacgttttgaaaattgagtaACAACATTTAcatcattaataatttaaatgtgacattcataattaacatatttatgaggagcataaattataatttttttttaaaaaaaaaaaagaagaagcatcTTCTTTGTTCACTGGAATTAACTtgttgagaatatatatatatatatatatatatatatatataaagatgaaAATATTCTTACCTAAAATAGGTTTTACCGGGAAAGTCATTGGAaggattaaaaattttgaaaatataatagtataagatgttaaattataaaaatgataattatcACTAAATTTAAAAGTGTGACCAAAGATAACAAATTTCCactagaattaactcttatccAAAGTCCAAACCTTTTTGTCTTATAGTTATCTTCTTAATAAGCGTTCATAAGGTGTTTACTATTTTTAGAGCAAATACTACATAGTATGCATTATAATACTGTATAGTTAATACACTAGGAGTAGGACACGCTAATATATCGAAACCTCCCGCCTTTTATCTTCTAAGCGGTCATAAATTGTTTactatttaaagaaaaaaattaagatgCATACATGTACTGACGGAGCCAGTATTGGACAGTGGGGGCTGCCCTATTTCCCACCCCAACTCACcccttatattatatataaggaatACTTGTGTGTCTCAGGTGTGtttgtatgtgtgtgtttgtgtgtctatatatatatatatatatatatatatatatatatatatatatatatatatatacatacacacacacatacatggATCCCGTGTGATTTATTGTCTCAGGTGCGATTGTGCGGTTAAATTTGAGCCCTGGATCTTACCTAAATCAACGCCCAAGATTaacagtaattaaaaaaaagctGCGGTGGCAATTTAGTCTCTTTACATTTAGGTCAAATtcaaggtgcgtgattttcgttcttaaggtgtgtggttttcgtgcttaaggtgagtgattTTTGTACTATGtgacttaaggtgtgtcaggttttgaaaacttaagtgcgtcgatctaaaactttaggtgcgtgattttccttcttaagatgtgtggtttgtgtgtttaaggtgagtCAATtgttaaaactttaggtgcgtgattttcttttttaaggtgcgtcagttgttgaaacttaagaggcgccattttaaaacttttggtgcatgatttgtgttattaattaaggtgctttgtttgtgtgcttaaggtgcgtgatttgtgtacttaagatgcgccattttaatgcttaaggtgcttggtttgtgttcttatggtgttttatttgtgtgcttaaggtgcgtggtttataTACtcaaggtgcgccattttaatgcttaaggtgcgtcttttcGAGTTAAcagcacaaccgcacgggagcAGGTTCCTGCACCAGAACTCatccctaatatatatatatatatattgtccctcaattttcaaaacggtgcATATCTTGCgtttgaggggcaacatttacattACGGGAGGGcaaccattttgaaaattgagggcaacatttacatcactaatcattcaggggtgacattgataattgacatattatgaaagggcataaattataatttttccaaaaataaatttcaaagcTTAGCCACCTAACAACTGTTACATGGCCCTCTCGTTATTAAATTGCAAGAGAAAGACTGCATTCTTGTTTGGAAAATGATAGTGTACGAGTCTTGAAAGATGCATGaggacaatttaaaaaaaaaaatcgtaaaagaatgatttatttctttttttttttctttttaatgattAGATTCcatttcataatacaaaatattatcaAACAACCAATATATCTAGTACGGATGCCCCCTTTTCAAGGTTGGCCATagccatatataaatatattaattttaattgtacgaaaagaaacaaaaaaataaattaaatttaagttttaaaacaaattatttggAGACAAAAGTTAAGGATTATTTATTTGCTAGATCTTGTTGTAACTCAAATAATTTGTCAAACTTTTTATATCTTACAAGTTTGTATGTGAGATCAAGGTGATTTAAAACTTATAGTAGAGTATATGTGCTTCATGCCAAAAGTTAttgattcttatttttcttgatttcaactaaataagctaaaatttccCCACGTGTACTATTCCTCGCCAAATATTGATGCAAAATTTACTGTGGAGGGTGTATGAGCCAGATAAGTTTAGTTAGGCTctacaaataatgaacattattaATAGGAGAAATGAacttagaataatatacatatatattaataattaacctttaattagtttatacatgttcaaataatgaaccttaAGCACATAAATAGTAAAACCTTatgcatataaataatatacCTGTAAGTTATTTTGTACACCCTCAAATAAAGAACCTTACCTGgcctataaaaataatgtatttctaCATATAAATAATGCATGGTATACCTAATTGCattgaatatttatatgtgGTTTTGTTTTACTTGGTGGCCTacactaattaaaataaataaggagACTGGTACGTGTCGGCAGTCCGGCCTATATAAGGCTACAAGGATGAGGTGAGTTTCTCACAACTAAGAATCAAATAACTACTATACATACTCTTTGAGTGTTTGGTATAAGATGGGGCTAAAAGGGAAGCTACTTGGGCAGATAGAGATCAGTTTTCATGGAGATTTATTTCATGAAATCCTTGGAGCCAGACCCCATCATCTGCCTTCTATGAGCTCAGTTGTTCATGAAGTCGATGGCCAGTGGGGAACTCAGGGCTGTACAACCATCTATAAATATACCCAAGGTACGATAGCCACCACACCCTAGACTCTTGGTAGATGAGGGAAACGTGCAATCACTATCAGATAGTGTATACTGGGTATATAAACCTCGACTTGTAATCTTAGTTGGCAAACGATTACAAAAAGGCTAGAATTTGAACTTCCGATCTTATAAATATAAGTGTATATCCTTACCTATAGTTGGGGTTAGTTACCCCTCCgcagactcttcgttttaatttctttcctcCCTTAATTTTCCATCAAAATGTTATGTGACCTTTTTGTTAACATGGATATTGTAATTAATGTTTGGCGTGCAGGTGGGAAAACTGAAACCGCGGAGACTGTTATGGACACCATAGATAATGAGAAGAAAATAGTGAAATACAGAGTGGTAAAAGGTGATATCTTGAATTCCTATAAGAGTTTCATTGCAACATGTGAAGTTGAAACCAATGGGGATGATAACTTTGTGACTTGGACTATTGTATATGAAAAGCTCAAAGAGGAGATTCCTGAACCACTTACCTATATAGAGTATTTTCTTAAACTGACCAAGGAATTGGACGATCACCATGCCAAGCCGAACCCATGAATATGAGtcgtaataatatattaaataatggaTGCTTTATATATGATGTATCGTATCAGTGCCTTTATATTCAATGTATGTGTGTTATGTAAAATAAGTAAGGAATTATTTCCTTGAAgttcataaataaaatagtgTGGTATCTTATAATATTTAACACTTCCTATTATCTTcttgtgtattatgggcaataAACATTAATACAAGCATGTCTGGTTTATAAATGAGCTATATATGAACGAATATAGATGTCATGTTTTGATAATTGAGTCATTTGAGTGACAATATTTACATCATTAATAATTCAaaggtgacattgataattaacatatttatgaggacataaattacaattttcaaaaaaaaaaaaaaacatctttgTTCACTGCAATTAACTtgttgggaaatttttttttttaaatatatatatatatatatatatatatatatatatatattcttacctaaAATAGGCTTTATCAGAAAAGTCATCGGAATGACTAAAAatgttcaaaatataataatatagtatgttaaattataaaaatgatagttgtgactaaatttaaaagtatCACCAAAGATAACGAATTTCCactagaattaactcttatccAAACCTTTTTGTCTTATAGTTATCTTCTTAATAAGCGTTAATAAGGTGTTTACTATTTTTAGAGCAAATACTACATAGTATGCATTATAATACTGTATAGTTAATACACTAGGAGTAGGACACGCTAATATATCGAAACCTCCCATCTATTATCTTCTAAGCGGTCATAAATTGTTTActatttatagaaaaatattaatatgcatatatgtactGACGGAGCCATTATAGGGTAGTGGGGGCTGTCCCATCTCCCACCCCACCTCACCCCTTAtattatatactagtatttgtacgcgcgatgcgcgaaagttcatgcccaatattaaaacaataataaatataaatattaaaatttttaattctaattatatatacaaatatagtatatgtattttataccacacatatatgatttaacatgtatagaaatttaattaaaatataatcaaccattaaattaattatataatgattttactaaaatgataattaaggaataggaaaatgatatgatagatataggtgtacgataataatgatggagttaaaaactaacggtgttataacggtgtaagggtagttttgtataacaacaatgtagtagggacaattttgtctaataacattgaagtgtacaacatttaaagtaaaatgtacaaatttattagcatatagaaagatggacataaatcaaggatataaccttgattgagacttattaagtttttagataAGGAATACTTGTGTGTGTCGTGtgtgtttgtatgtatgtatgtgattgtatatatatacatacacatacataaatggGTCCCGTGTGGTTGATTGTctcaggtgcggttgtgcggttaaattTGAACCCTTGATTTTACTTAAATCAACGTCCAAAattaatagtaattaaaaaaaaatgcagtggcaatttagtctttttacatttaggTCATATTCAAGGTGCacgatttttcttcttaaggtgtgtagtttttgtgcttaaggtgagtgattTTTGTACTATGTGGCTTAAGGTGTATCAGGTTTTGAAAACTTAAGTGCGTCgatctaaaactttaggtgcgtggttttccttcttaaggtgtgtggtttgtgtgcttaaggtgagtcagttgttgaaactttatgtgcgtgattttccttcttaaggtgtgtgatttgtatgcttaaggtgcgtcagttgttgaaacttaaaaggcgtcattttaaaacttttggtgcatgatttgtgttgttaaggtgctttgtttgtgtgactaaggtgcgtggtttgtgtacttaagatgcgccattttaatgcttaaggtgcgtggtttgtgttcttatggtactttgtttgtgtgcttaaggcaCATGATTTGTATACtcaaggtgcgtcattttaatgcttaaggtgcgtcttttcGAGTTaatcgcacaaccgcacggaaGCAGGTTCCTGCACCAGAACTCATTcctatatagatatatagagtaaatgtttagatataagtaaataatattgATATAAATTATTCAAAGATGAAGTAGCTTAATTAGATGGTTAAGTATATATGTCTTATAGTAAAGGTTAAGATGTTGAATCTTTCAacttgattaaatttttttaaaaatatttcatttgttttaatctTTCGCTCTTATTGGATGAAATTTCTAACTCCACCCTTGCATACAAGTCATCAAAGGAAGCAGCAGTTCCAACTTCCAATAGAAGTAATGCATGTGGATATATtgtctttaattattaattgaagTGTTACGTTTTTGCAATATTGATAACTTATTTTTGCGTATAGGTAATGGTGTATCCCATTATTGAATGAAGTTCGTGAAGTGTTTGCACCGATTGCTTTATTGAAAATGTGTACTAAGTAAATTATGCCTTGTGACTCTAGTCATCAAATGCGTAACCCCGCCTCATTACCCTAGTTAGCCACAAGGGACCGATTTAAATCGAGAAGGCCAATAAGCCAATCCCATaaggagttgaacttgtaactttgtgatAACCAAAATAAACAACATGATCAAATTGGCTAGGGCTATGATGTGGTAAACTCCACCAGGTATTCATATTTGTACCAGTATGTAGTCGATATGTGTATTGGGATAATCCAGTAAACTATCCATTAGTACAAAGTACTAGGCTCAGAAAAAGGACGCGGTTGGAGTCGGAGGTTCCCGAGTTGTTTACAATGATGTGTGAATTCCCAAAA from Ipomoea triloba cultivar NCNSP0323 chromosome 7, ASM357664v1 encodes:
- the LOC116025095 gene encoding kirola-like, whose protein sequence is MGLKGKLLGQIEISFHGDLFHEILGARPHHLPSMSSVVHEVDGQWGTQGCTTIYKYTQGGKTETAETVMDTIDNEKKIVKYRVVKGDILNSYKSFIATCEVETNGDDNFVTWTIVYEKLKEEIPEPLTYIEYFLKLTKELDDHHAKPNP
- the LOC116025098 gene encoding kirola-like produces the protein MGLKGKLLGQIEISFHGDLFHEILGDRPHHLPSMSKVMHAVEGQWGTEGCTTIFKYTQGGKTETSETVMDIIDNEKKIVKYRVVKGDLLKSYKSFIVTAEVETNGDNNFVTWTIVYEKLKEEIPEPLTFMEYLFTLTKEMDDHHTKSNP